The proteins below come from a single Gemmatimonadaceae bacterium genomic window:
- the rpsB gene encoding 30S ribosomal protein S2, which yields MADQQNSHSPTLEALLAAGVHFGHQTRRWNPKMRRFIFAERNGIHIIDLQKTLRQIDLAQKLARDVVLRGEHVLFVCTKPQLASLVKTEAERAGALYITERWLGGLLTNFQTVKKQVRRMKELETGGEEGGEFENYTKKEQLMLRREREKLSKYLYGIRNMTRLPGILFVVDSKKERIAVNEANKLGIPMIAIVDTNADPDLITVPIAGNDDAIRSVELITKAIADAVIEARREAPVREEVEEGESYTYSSDRGAEPAGEEDRRRRRRPRRRRAKPEAIAARLKGPGEGGAGAEAGGEGSAEASEG from the coding sequence ATGGCAGATCAGCAAAACTCGCATTCACCCACGCTCGAGGCGCTTCTTGCCGCCGGCGTGCACTTCGGCCACCAGACCCGTCGGTGGAATCCGAAGATGCGCCGGTTCATCTTCGCCGAGCGCAACGGCATCCACATCATCGACCTGCAGAAGACCCTTCGGCAGATCGATCTGGCTCAGAAGCTGGCGCGCGATGTCGTGCTGCGCGGAGAGCACGTGCTCTTCGTGTGCACGAAGCCGCAGCTGGCGAGCCTCGTGAAGACGGAAGCCGAACGCGCCGGCGCGCTCTACATCACCGAGCGCTGGCTCGGCGGCCTGCTCACCAACTTCCAGACGGTGAAGAAGCAGGTGCGCCGCATGAAGGAGCTGGAGACGGGCGGCGAGGAAGGCGGCGAGTTCGAGAACTACACGAAGAAGGAACAGCTCATGCTTCGGCGTGAGCGCGAGAAGCTCTCGAAGTATCTCTACGGCATTCGCAACATGACGCGGCTGCCGGGCATTCTCTTCGTCGTGGACTCGAAGAAAGAGCGCATCGCCGTGAACGAGGCGAACAAGCTCGGCATTCCGATGATCGCCATCGTCGACACGAACGCCGATCCGGATCTCATCACGGTGCCGATCGCCGGCAACGACGACGCGATTCGTTCGGTCGAGCTGATCACGAAAGCGATCGCCGACGCCGTCATCGAGGCCCGCCGCGAGGCGCCGGTCCGCGAAGAGGTCGAAGAGGGCGAGAGCTACACGTACAGCTCGGACCGTGGCGCGGAGCCGGCCGGCGAAGAAGATCGCCGTCGTCGTCGCCGTCCACGCCGCCGCCGCGCCAAGCCCGAGGCGATCGCGGCGCGACTCAAGGGACCGGGCGAGGGCGGAGCGGGCGCGGAAGCAGGGGGAGAGGGGAGCGCGGAGGCGTCGGAGGGGTAA
- the rpsI gene encoding 30S ribosomal protein S9, translating to MQSIHAIGRRKEAVCRVFVKPGSGKWDVNGRTLGDYFPRAALVSAIQQAFVATDTLGRFDVRANVDGGGQTGQAGALRLAVARALVKIDEAHRRKLRDLGLLTRDARSVERKKPGRPKARKRFQFSKR from the coding sequence ATGCAATCCATTCACGCGATCGGCCGCCGCAAGGAAGCCGTCTGTCGTGTGTTCGTGAAGCCCGGCTCGGGCAAGTGGGATGTGAACGGCCGGACGCTCGGCGACTACTTCCCGCGGGCCGCGCTCGTGAGCGCGATCCAGCAGGCGTTCGTCGCGACCGACACGCTCGGCCGCTTCGACGTCCGGGCGAACGTGGACGGCGGCGGGCAGACCGGTCAGGCCGGCGCGCTCCGTCTCGCGGTGGCTCGTGCGCTGGTGAAGATCGACGAGGCGCATCGGCGCAAGCTGCGCGACCTCGGTCTGCTCACGCGCGACGCACGCTCGGTCGAGCGCAAGAAACCGGGCCGTCCGAAGGCCCGTAAGCGGTTCCAGTTCTCGAAACGGTAG
- the rplM gene encoding 50S ribosomal protein L13, whose protein sequence is MTGDRSFQIDTLSAPIYLKGLSKKALAGLAETRVALRTGEALDPHQFVGSMKTFSATPRDIEQRWFIVDADGMVLGRLAAEVARVIRGKHKPIFTPHMDTGDNVIVINASKVKVTGKKSEQKQYFRHTGYMGHERFTPFGTMLAKHPERVIEKAVHGMLPKTALGRQVLRRKLRVFAGADHPHAAQQPTPLTFKKSEK, encoded by the coding sequence GTGACCGGTGACCGCAGTTTTCAGATTGACACTCTCTCTGCGCCTATCTACCTTAAAGGTCTGTCAAAAAAGGCCTTAGCCGGCCTTGCCGAGACCCGGGTTGCACTACGCACCGGTGAGGCGCTGGACCCACATCAGTTCGTCGGATCAATGAAAACGTTTTCCGCCACGCCGCGCGACATCGAGCAGCGGTGGTTCATCGTCGATGCGGACGGCATGGTGCTCGGGCGCCTCGCCGCCGAGGTCGCGCGTGTCATCCGCGGCAAGCACAAACCGATCTTCACCCCGCACATGGATACCGGTGACAACGTCATCGTGATCAACGCGTCGAAGGTGAAGGTGACCGGCAAGAAGAGTGAGCAGAAGCAATACTTTCGTCACACGGGCTACATGGGGCACGAGCGATTCACGCCGTTCGGCACGATGCTCGCCAAGCATCCCGAGCGCGTGATCGAGAAAGCGGTCCACGGTATGCTGCCGAAGACGGCGCTCGGCCGTCAGGTGCTGCGGCGCAAACTGCGCGTGTTCGCGGGTGCCGACCATCCGCATGCCGCGCAGCAGCCGACGCCGTTGACCTTCAAAAAGAGCGAGAAGTAG
- the pstS gene encoding phosphate ABC transporter substrate-binding protein PstS, translated as MIERLGKLIGAAAAVMMAATPACSAQDLNGAGATFPQPIYNKWFNEYKTAKGVAINYQGIGSGGGIKALQEGTVDFGASDAPMSDAEIAALKTPALHIPTVLGAVVITYNLPEVTKQLMLTGPVVADIFLGKVTKWNAPEIAALNKGVALPNKDILVVHRTDASGTTYIFTDYLTAVSPAWASGPGKGKDVKWAVGLGGAQNAGVMGQVRQLPGSIGYVELAYAKENKVPFAALKNAAGNFVEPSIASVTAAAAGVAAKLPPTTDFRVSIVNSPAPDAYPIASFTYLLVPEKWADAAKAKKFTDFLKWALHDGEKEVEALNYAPLPPNVVAILDKRIASVK; from the coding sequence GTGATCGAACGACTTGGCAAACTCATCGGCGCCGCGGCCGCCGTGATGATGGCCGCCACGCCAGCGTGCAGTGCGCAGGATCTGAACGGTGCTGGTGCCACGTTCCCGCAGCCGATCTACAACAAGTGGTTCAACGAGTACAAGACCGCGAAGGGTGTCGCGATCAACTATCAGGGCATCGGTTCCGGCGGCGGAATCAAGGCACTGCAGGAAGGAACCGTCGACTTTGGCGCGAGCGACGCTCCGATGAGCGATGCGGAAATCGCCGCGCTGAAGACTCCCGCGCTTCACATCCCGACGGTGCTTGGCGCGGTCGTCATCACGTACAACCTGCCGGAAGTCACGAAGCAGCTCATGCTGACCGGTCCGGTGGTCGCCGACATCTTCCTCGGCAAGGTCACCAAATGGAATGCGCCCGAGATCGCCGCGCTGAACAAGGGCGTCGCGCTGCCGAACAAGGACATTCTCGTGGTGCATCGCACGGACGCGAGCGGCACGACGTACATCTTCACCGACTACCTCACGGCGGTGAGCCCCGCGTGGGCATCGGGACCGGGCAAGGGTAAAGACGTGAAGTGGGCGGTCGGGCTCGGGGGGGCTCAGAACGCCGGCGTCATGGGTCAGGTTCGGCAGCTCCCCGGATCGATTGGCTACGTCGAGCTCGCGTACGCCAAAGAGAACAAAGTTCCCTTCGCGGCGCTCAAGAACGCGGCCGGCAATTTCGTCGAGCCATCGATCGCGTCGGTCACGGCTGCCGCCGCGGGCGTCGCGGCAAAGCTGCCGCCGACGACGGACTTCCGCGTGTCGATCGTGAACTCACCGGCGCCGGATGCCTATCCGATCGCGTCGTTCACGTACCTGTTGGTCCCCGAGAAGTGGGCGGATGCAGCGAAGGCCAAGAAGTTCACCGACTTCTTGAAGTGGGCCCTGCACGACGGTGAAAAAGAAGTGGAGGCGCTGAACTACGCTCCGCTTCCGCCCAACGTCGTCGCGATTCTCGACAAGCGCATCGCTTCGGTCAAGTAG
- the pstC gene encoding phosphate ABC transporter permease subunit PstC, translating into MDSTPVGDRLYQGVTTAFALIIPALLLFIAWEVLRGAWPALRHFGFSFYTTSEWDDVNGRFGAAPAVFGTVVSSILALIIATPLAVGVAIFLSEFAPRWLRQPIAFLVDLLAAIPSVVYGLWGIIVLVPFLRESVMSFIRDTLHLGGLPLFSGPAYGPSMLAAGCILAIMILPYISAVTREVLMAVPRSQREAALALGATRWEMIWDAVLPYARSGIIGGVILGLGRALGETMAVTMVIGNRHEISASLFAPGYTMASVIANEFSEATNEIHVSALMAVGFGLLVVTIIVNAIARWLVWRTARGPAGAP; encoded by the coding sequence ATGGACAGCACCCCCGTGGGCGACCGCCTCTACCAGGGCGTGACGACGGCGTTCGCCCTCATCATCCCGGCGCTGCTCCTGTTCATCGCCTGGGAAGTGCTGCGCGGCGCGTGGCCGGCGCTGCGGCATTTTGGCTTCAGCTTCTATACGACGAGCGAATGGGACGACGTCAATGGGAGGTTCGGCGCCGCCCCGGCCGTGTTCGGCACCGTCGTCTCTTCGATTCTCGCCCTCATCATCGCGACTCCGCTCGCCGTCGGGGTCGCGATTTTTCTCTCGGAGTTCGCCCCGCGATGGCTGAGGCAGCCGATCGCGTTTCTCGTTGACCTGCTCGCCGCGATCCCGAGCGTCGTCTACGGATTGTGGGGCATCATCGTCCTCGTGCCATTTCTGCGCGAGTCGGTGATGTCGTTCATCCGCGACACGCTGCACCTCGGTGGATTGCCGCTCTTCTCCGGACCAGCGTACGGACCGAGCATGCTCGCCGCGGGCTGCATCCTCGCGATCATGATCCTGCCGTACATCTCCGCCGTGACGCGCGAAGTGCTGATGGCGGTGCCGCGGTCTCAGCGCGAAGCCGCGCTCGCGCTCGGCGCCACGCGGTGGGAAATGATTTGGGACGCCGTCCTTCCCTACGCGCGATCGGGCATCATCGGCGGCGTGATTCTCGGCCTCGGCCGCGCCCTCGGTGAGACGATGGCCGTGACCATGGTCATCGGCAATCGCCACGAGATCTCGGCCTCGCTCTTCGCACCCGGCTACACGATGGCATCGGTGATCGCGAACGAGTTCAGCGAGGCGACGAACGAGATCCACGTTTCGGCCCTGATGGCGGTGGGATTCGGGCTGCTCGTCGTCACGATCATCGTGAACGCGATCGCGCGGTGGCTCGTGTGGCGCACCGCGCGCGGACCGGCGGGCGCACCATGA
- the pstA gene encoding phosphate ABC transporter permease PstA → MTAATARPRAEAVSSHRELLAKRARQTRGRRRVVNYVMVSASYLSAAVVALPLILILVYLIKQGASSVGWSFFTQPPVPAGEPGGGMANAMVGTLILVAIASLVGLPIGIGAGLFLAEQRGTRTANAVRFLSDVLNGLPSIVIGIFAWQVLVRPLHHYSALAGGLALGAMMIPLVTRATEEMIRVVPTSLREAALALGYTKWRTSLSVVLRTALPGIVTGALVAVARVAGETAPLIFTAFGNQFWSFSPFKPIAALPMSIYSYAISPYDDWHRQAWAGALVLLALVFIISLAARFATRARYGLGGD, encoded by the coding sequence ATGACGGCGGCGACCGCTCGTCCTCGCGCGGAGGCGGTGAGCTCGCACCGCGAATTGCTCGCCAAACGCGCGCGCCAGACGAGGGGACGACGGCGCGTGGTCAACTACGTCATGGTGAGCGCCAGCTATTTGTCGGCGGCCGTCGTAGCGCTGCCGCTCATTCTGATTCTCGTCTACCTCATCAAGCAGGGCGCGTCGTCGGTCGGGTGGTCGTTCTTCACCCAGCCTCCCGTGCCCGCGGGTGAACCTGGCGGCGGCATGGCGAACGCGATGGTCGGCACGCTGATCCTTGTCGCCATCGCCAGTCTGGTCGGACTGCCGATCGGAATCGGCGCAGGGTTGTTCCTCGCGGAGCAGCGCGGGACGCGAACCGCCAACGCCGTACGCTTTCTCTCCGACGTGCTCAACGGATTGCCGTCGATCGTGATCGGCATCTTCGCGTGGCAGGTACTCGTGCGGCCGCTGCACCACTACTCGGCGCTCGCCGGCGGATTGGCGCTCGGCGCGATGATGATCCCGCTCGTGACGCGCGCGACGGAAGAGATGATTCGCGTCGTGCCGACGTCGCTACGCGAAGCGGCGCTGGCGCTCGGCTACACCAAATGGCGGACGTCGCTGAGCGTCGTCCTGCGGACCGCATTGCCGGGGATCGTGACGGGGGCGCTCGTCGCCGTCGCGCGCGTCGCCGGCGAAACGGCGCCGCTCATCTTCACCGCGTTCGGCAACCAGTTCTGGTCGTTCTCGCCGTTCAAGCCGATCGCCGCCTTACCGATGTCCATCTATTCCTATGCGATTTCTCCCTACGACGACTGGCACAGACAAGCCTGGGCCGGAGCGCTCGTCCTCCTCGCGCTCGTCTTCATCATCAGTCTCGCGGCGCGGTTCGCCACGCGTGCCCGCTACGGCCTCGGCGGCGATTGA
- a CDS encoding phosphate ABC transporter ATP-binding protein yields MSIESLDAYFGAVRVVRDVSFVVQPKQVVAIIGPSGCGKSTLLRCINRMHETVPTARVEGEIRFEGRDIYGRGVSPAAVRRHIGMVFQRPTPFPTMSIRDNVAAGLAVLPRGERPSRRETDDIVERALRRAALWEEAKDRLSASAVALSGGQQQRLCIARALATSPTVILLDEPTASLDPISTQRVEELVYELRAEVTIIIVTHNMQQAARISDKTAFMLNGELIEFTATNTMFTAPSDPRSEAYVTGRFG; encoded by the coding sequence GTGTCGATCGAGTCGCTGGACGCCTACTTCGGCGCCGTGCGCGTCGTGCGCGACGTCTCCTTCGTCGTGCAGCCGAAGCAGGTCGTGGCCATCATCGGCCCGTCGGGATGCGGCAAGTCGACGCTGCTCCGCTGCATCAACCGGATGCACGAGACGGTTCCGACCGCCCGCGTCGAGGGCGAGATCCGTTTCGAGGGCCGCGACATCTATGGTCGCGGAGTGTCTCCCGCAGCCGTCCGCAGGCACATCGGCATGGTGTTCCAGCGGCCGACGCCCTTCCCGACCATGTCGATCCGAGACAACGTCGCGGCCGGACTCGCCGTGCTGCCGCGCGGCGAGCGTCCGTCGCGGCGTGAGACCGACGACATCGTCGAGCGCGCGCTGCGCCGTGCCGCGCTCTGGGAAGAAGCGAAAGACCGGCTGTCGGCGAGCGCCGTCGCGCTCTCGGGCGGTCAGCAGCAGCGTCTTTGCATCGCGCGCGCGCTCGCGACGTCGCCGACGGTGATCCTGCTCGACGAGCCGACCGCGTCGCTCGACCCGATCAGCACCCAACGCGTCGAGGAGCTCGTCTACGAGCTCCGCGCCGAGGTGACGATCATCATCGTGACGCACAACATGCAGCAGGCGGCGCGCATCTCGGACAAGACGGCGTTCATGCTGAACGGAGAGCTGATCGAATTCACGGCGACGAACACGATGTTCACCGCGCCGAGCGATCCGCGCTCCGAAGCGTACGTCACCGGACGGTTTGGGTGA
- the pstB gene encoding phosphate ABC transporter ATP-binding protein PstB has protein sequence MSAITLEPSRNAVSAAAGRGSVEADNFSFWYGEKQALHGITLSMQPRTVTALVGPSGCGKSTFLRSINRMNALLPGVRHEGSIRVDGTDVFADKDPVSLRRRVGMVFQRWNPFPKSIYDNVAYGPRIGGVNKREDLDAIVESALRRAALWEEVKTRLRDSALALSGGQQQRLCIARALANEPDVLLLDEPASALDPIATQSVEELVYELRRDLTIVIVTHNLQQAARVSDVTAFFYLGQLIESGPTDRMFTSPQNERTEAYITGRFG, from the coding sequence GTGAGCGCGATCACGCTCGAGCCCTCGAGGAACGCCGTGTCGGCCGCCGCGGGACGCGGCTCCGTCGAAGCGGACAATTTTTCGTTCTGGTACGGCGAGAAGCAGGCGCTGCACGGCATCACGCTCTCCATGCAGCCGCGCACCGTGACGGCGCTCGTCGGGCCGTCGGGGTGCGGCAAGTCGACGTTCCTGCGCTCGATCAACCGCATGAATGCGCTGCTGCCCGGGGTGCGACACGAGGGAAGCATTCGCGTCGACGGCACCGACGTCTTCGCCGACAAGGATCCCGTCTCGCTGCGGCGCCGCGTCGGTATGGTGTTCCAGCGGTGGAACCCGTTTCCGAAGTCCATCTACGACAACGTGGCCTATGGGCCGCGCATCGGCGGCGTGAACAAGCGCGAAGATCTCGACGCGATCGTCGAGTCGGCGCTGCGTCGCGCGGCGCTCTGGGAAGAAGTCAAGACGCGCCTTCGCGACAGCGCACTCGCGCTGTCCGGCGGCCAACAGCAGCGGCTTTGCATCGCGCGCGCGCTGGCCAACGAGCCCGACGTGCTGCTCCTCGACGAACCGGCGAGCGCGTTGGACCCGATCGCCACGCAGAGCGTCGAAGAGTTGGTGTATGAATTGCGGCGCGATCTGACGATCGTCATCGTCACGCATAATTTGCAACAGGCGGCGCGCGTCTCCGACGTGACCGCGTTCTTCTACCTTGGACAGCTCATCGAATCGGGCCCGACCGACCGGATGTTCACGAGCCCCCAGAACGAGCGCACCGAGGCGTACATCACGGGGAGGTTCGGATGA
- the phoU gene encoding phosphate signaling complex protein PhoU has product MTTSVEPSTTGFRHFHDQLAQLKQRLLDMSDLATSLLDLSVDALLSRDASLADAVLTTDRDVDALELEIEDQAIGLLALQQPMARDLRFIIASIKVANDLERVGDHAVNIAQSALRLASNSTLITPDPEIAEMSRRARQMLRDALTAFVRADGALGRDVCRADDEVDAMHNSVFRILVTHMMEDARTITPSLELLLVSRNLERVADLATNIGEDAVFLAEGKTIKHNAEHLPQTAQSTRATG; this is encoded by the coding sequence ATGACCACGTCGGTAGAGCCAAGCACCACAGGCTTCCGCCATTTCCACGATCAATTGGCGCAGCTGAAGCAGCGCCTGCTCGACATGTCGGATCTCGCGACGTCGCTGCTCGACCTCTCGGTCGACGCGCTGCTGAGCCGCGACGCAAGCCTCGCCGACGCCGTGCTGACGACCGATCGCGACGTGGACGCGCTCGAGCTGGAGATCGAGGACCAGGCGATCGGGTTGCTGGCCCTCCAGCAGCCGATGGCGCGCGACCTTCGCTTCATCATCGCGTCGATCAAGGTCGCCAACGACCTCGAGCGCGTCGGCGACCACGCGGTGAACATCGCGCAAAGCGCGCTGCGGCTCGCGTCGAACAGCACGCTGATCACGCCGGATCCGGAGATCGCCGAGATGTCGCGCCGCGCGCGCCAGATGCTGCGCGACGCGCTCACCGCGTTCGTCCGCGCCGATGGTGCGCTCGGCCGCGACGTCTGCCGCGCCGACGACGAAGTGGACGCGATGCACAACTCCGTGTTCCGCATCCTCGTGACGCACATGATGGAGGACGCGCGCACGATCACGCCGTCGCTCGAGCTGCTACTCGTGAGCCGCAACCTCGAGCGCGTGGCCGATCTCGCGACGAACATCGGCGAGGACGCGGTGTTCCTCGCCGAGGGCAAAACGATCAAGCACAACGCGGAGCACCTTCCGCAAACGGCCCAGTCGACCCGCGCGACGGGCTGA